The following is a genomic window from Clostridium fungisolvens.
TTCTGTTTTTGCAACAAATCTTCTCGTAGCCAATATAAATGGTACAAATTCTGATAAATACATATTTGTGTGTAACAATTTTGAGAAGTACGATTATAACGCGCTCATTTCTCCAAATATGGCATTGAAATTTACTGTCAATGACTACATTGAACATTTCAATAATTACGACCAGATGAAATGTGAAGAACTATCAAAAGATAACGGTATTCAAAAAATTGCATTTTTAGTTGTGTAGGGGGTTAATATGGGAAAAGATACAGCCATTGTTATTTTTAACATAAGTAAGAGGAACTATACTGTAGATTTAGATGTTCCGTTAAACATATCCGCAAACGAATTGGTTTTAGCTTTAAATGAAGCATATGATTTACAGATTGATATTTCAGATATTAAGAATTGCTATATGAAATCGGAGAATCCAATTGCTCTGCTTCGTGGAAATAAGACACTTGCAGATTATGGGATTCGAGATGGAAGTAGCATTAACTATACAGAATAGGAGCTGATGGTATGGATAATAGATATAAGATAATTATTTCAAGTAAAAAGTTATATAAAGAAATAGAGTTAGAACCAGAAGCTCAAGAAATTAGAATCGGTACAAGTGTCGATTGTGATGTTCGTTTAAGAAAAGAATTGTTTTTTGGACAGATTGAGTTGACATTTGTAAAGAAAAACTCTGAATGGTCCATTTTCTGCTCTGAAAATCTCTACATTTCTTTAGGAGATGTAAGAAAACTATTAACCAAACAATTAACTCATGGAGAGAAAATTACAGTTAAATATCAAGACTCAGACAATGAATTATTTGAATTGTCCTTTATGATTGATTTTGATTACGAGAAGAAAAATTATAACAAAAAGATTATGATTTCTGGAAGATCTCAAATTAAAATTGGTGGCACAAATGATTGCGACATCAAGATTACAGATAAATATTTGGGTGATGACTGCTTTTTCTTAAAGTATGTTAATAATAAATTTCAAATAGAAGATTATAAAACAAGGTATGGTATTTATGTAAATGGGCTCAAGGTAACTAAAGAAGTAATAAAAGATTGTGACTTTTTCTCAGTTGTTGGGTTTAGCTTTTATTATAAACAAGGTGCAATCTATACAACTTCTGACAATACCCTTCAAGTTAATGGATTGTCATATGAACTAGTGGAAAATCATAATACTCATTTTGAGTATCCAAAATTCAATAGGAATACAAGAATTCAGTATGTTGTACCAGAAGAAGAGTTAGAGATTCAACAACCAATACAAAAACCTCAGAAGCCAAAAAATAATATTGCTATGTCTTTAATTCCTGCAGTAGTAATGCTCGCAATGACCATTGTTCTTAGAGGAGTTATGGGTGGAGGAGGAACTTTTGTAATTTATAGTGCTGTGTCTATGACCTTAGGTATAGTGATGTCTATAACAGTATACTTTCAGGATAAGTCAAATTATAAAAAGGACTATGCAAAAAGAATTGAAACATACAATAAATATATTGAAGAAAAACGAAAAGTAATTGAAGAGGTACGTGCTGACGAACTTCGTATAAGAAATCTAATCTATGAGTCCTTAGAAAACAGTATTCGTGAAGTTGAGTGTTTTGGAAGACGATTGTTTGAAAAGACACCTGGAGATATTGATTTTCTACAAGTTTATTTAGGGAAAGGAAAGATAGTTTCTTCGAATGAAGTTAAATATACCAAACAAGATTTTATAGACTTGGAGGATCCACTGGCGATTTTACCTGAGCAAGTAGCTGAAGATTATAGATATATTGAGGATGCTCCTATTATATCCGACTTCAATGCATCCTGTGGTGTTGGAGTTGTGGGCGAAAAGTCAGAAATTAAGCAAATAATTAAGAACTTT
Proteins encoded in this region:
- a CDS encoding EsaB/YukD family protein, producing MGKDTAIVIFNISKRNYTVDLDVPLNISANELVLALNEAYDLQIDISDIKNCYMKSENPIALLRGNKTLADYGIRDGSSINYTE